The proteins below are encoded in one region of Bifidobacterium dentium JCM 1195 = DSM 20436:
- a CDS encoding nucleoside hydrolase, which produces MKKLILDLDTGVDDALAISYALGSPEIELIGITGTYGNVLVEQGVRNALAVTDLLGHPEVKVYQGLPHSSTTDHFDVLPISAFIHGENGIGDVTIPDSNRSVETESAVDFIIDAVKTYGKDLVYVPTGPMTNIAAALDKAPEIKDEIGEIVLMGGALTVPGNVNAWTEANISQDPDAADRLFRSGAPVTMIGLDVTLQTLLTYKETQQWRELGTKAGTFLADMTDYYIKAYETTAPHLGGCGLHDPLAVGVAVDPTLVTMLDINMKVDVDGPTRGRTIGDETRLNDANKTMKVAVGVDVPRFLNEFMTRISGLAKGAK; this is translated from the coding sequence ATGAAAAAACTGATTCTGGATTTGGATACCGGTGTCGATGACGCTCTGGCCATCTCCTACGCCTTGGGAAGCCCGGAGATCGAACTCATCGGCATCACCGGCACCTACGGCAACGTGCTCGTCGAACAGGGTGTGCGCAACGCTCTGGCCGTAACCGACCTGCTCGGACATCCGGAAGTCAAGGTCTACCAAGGACTGCCGCACTCCAGCACCACCGACCATTTCGACGTACTGCCGATCTCTGCGTTCATCCACGGCGAAAACGGCATCGGCGACGTGACCATTCCCGACTCCAACCGCTCCGTCGAAACCGAATCCGCAGTCGACTTCATCATCGACGCCGTCAAAACGTACGGCAAGGACCTCGTCTACGTACCGACCGGTCCGATGACCAACATCGCGGCCGCACTCGACAAGGCGCCGGAAATCAAGGATGAAATCGGCGAAATCGTACTTATGGGCGGTGCTCTGACCGTTCCGGGCAACGTGAACGCGTGGACCGAAGCCAATATTTCACAGGATCCAGACGCAGCCGACCGTCTGTTCCGCTCCGGCGCACCCGTGACCATGATCGGCCTCGACGTAACCCTGCAAACCCTGCTCACCTACAAAGAAACCCAGCAGTGGCGTGAGCTCGGCACCAAGGCGGGTACGTTCCTGGCCGACATGACCGACTACTACATCAAGGCCTACGAGACCACCGCGCCGCATCTTGGCGGTTGCGGCCTGCATGATCCGCTCGCCGTGGGCGTGGCGGTCGATCCGACGCTCGTGACCATGCTCGACATCAACATGAAGGTCGATGTGGACGGCCCGACCCGTGGCCGCACCATCGGCGACGAAACCAGACTCAACGATGCGAACAAGACCATGAAGGTGGCCGTGGGCGTGGATGTGCCGAGGTTCTTGAACGAGTTCATGACGCGTATTTCCGGGCTTGCCAAGGGCGCGAAATAA